One part of the Streptomyces sp. NBC_00286 genome encodes these proteins:
- a CDS encoding polyprenyl synthetase family protein has translation MPTVPPASTPARGTSVDVTALLGRGRTLATPVLRAAIDRLAPPMNTVAAYHFGWIDAEGNPADGDGGKAVRPALAVLSAQAAGAAPEVGVPGAVAVELVHNFSLLHDDLMDGDEQRRHRDTVWKVHGPAQAILVGDALFALANEILLELGTAEAGRATRRLTTATRALIDGQAQDISYEHRERVTVEECLEMEGNKTGALLACACSIGAVLGGADDHTADTLEKYGYHLGLAFQAVDDLLGIWGDPEATGKRPWSDLRQRKKSLPVVAALAAGGPSSERLGELLAEDAKASDFENFSEEEFATRAALIEEAGGREWTAQEARRQHTTAIDALDSISMPDRVRAELVALADFVVVRKR, from the coding sequence GTGCCCACTGTGCCCCCGGCATCGACGCCCGCTCGAGGGACCTCGGTGGACGTGACCGCGCTCCTGGGGCGCGGCCGGACCCTGGCCACACCGGTACTGCGGGCGGCCATCGACCGCCTGGCCCCTCCCATGAACACCGTCGCCGCCTACCACTTCGGCTGGATCGACGCCGAGGGCAACCCCGCGGACGGCGACGGCGGCAAGGCCGTACGCCCCGCGCTCGCCGTCCTGTCCGCGCAGGCCGCCGGTGCCGCCCCCGAGGTGGGCGTGCCGGGTGCGGTCGCCGTTGAACTGGTGCACAACTTCTCGCTCCTGCACGACGACCTGATGGACGGCGACGAACAGCGCCGCCACCGCGACACCGTATGGAAGGTGCACGGCCCCGCCCAGGCCATCCTCGTCGGCGACGCCCTGTTCGCGCTGGCCAACGAGATCCTCCTGGAGCTCGGCACGGCCGAGGCGGGCCGCGCCACCCGCCGTCTCACGACCGCCACGCGCGCGTTGATCGATGGCCAGGCGCAGGACATCTCCTACGAGCACCGGGAGCGGGTCACCGTCGAAGAGTGCCTGGAGATGGAGGGCAACAAGACGGGCGCCCTGCTCGCCTGCGCCTGCTCCATCGGCGCCGTGCTCGGCGGCGCCGACGACCACACCGCCGACACGCTGGAGAAATACGGCTACCACCTCGGCCTCGCCTTCCAGGCCGTGGACGATCTGCTGGGCATCTGGGGCGACCCGGAGGCCACCGGCAAGCGGCCCTGGAGCGATCTGCGCCAGCGCAAGAAGTCCCTGCCGGTCGTGGCCGCTCTCGCGGCGGGCGGACCGTCATCCGAGCGGCTCGGTGAACTGCTCGCCGAGGACGCCAAGGCAAGCGACTTCGAGAACTTCTCCGAGGAGGAGTTCGCCACGCGCGCCGCGCTCATCGAGGAGGCGGGCGGCCGCGAGTGGACCGCTCAGGAGGCCCGCCGCCAGCACACGACCGCCATCGACGCCCTGGACTCGATCTCGATGCCTGACCGGGTACGGGCCGAGCTGGTGGCGCTCGCCGACTTCGTCGTCGTACGAAAGAGATGA
- the hpnE gene encoding hydroxysqualene dehydroxylase HpnE, whose product MWGSPRTESGGARRPDEGGSSTVASSAPAVAPRRRTEPQKNAAVVVGGGLAGITAALTLADAGVRVTLLEGRPRLGGLAFSFQRGDLTVDNGQHVYLRCCTAYRWFLDRVDGAELAPLQKRLDVPVLDVAKPVGSRLGRLRRDALPVPLHLGRSLATYSHLSLAERAKVGRAALALKALDLADPALDTEDFGSWLTRHGQSARAVEALWDLVGVATLNAVAGDASLGLAAMVFKTGLLSDPGAADIGWARVPLGELHDLRARKALDSAGVRTEVRTRVTSISHHENGRWRVQVPGETLHADAVVLAVPQREAHDLLPEGALDEPERLLEIGTAPILNIHVVYDRKVLAKPFFAALGSPVQWVFDRTEASGLREGQYLALSQSAAHDEIDAPVSELRERYLPELERLLPGTRGAEVRDFFVTRERTATFAPTPGVGRLRPGARTKAPGLCLAGAWTATGWPATMESAVRSGVSAAGAALSALGRPRDHLFELFEEAA is encoded by the coding sequence GTGTGGGGGTCCCCCCGGACGGAGTCTGGGGGAGCGCGGAGGCCCGACGAAGGAGGGTCGAGCACGGTCGCGTCCTCGGCACCGGCTGTAGCGCCCCGGAGGCGAACCGAGCCTCAAAAAAACGCAGCAGTCGTGGTCGGCGGAGGGCTCGCCGGGATCACCGCCGCGCTGACGCTCGCCGACGCGGGCGTACGCGTCACGCTGCTCGAAGGCCGGCCGCGGCTCGGCGGGCTCGCCTTCTCCTTCCAGCGTGGCGACCTCACCGTGGACAACGGCCAGCATGTGTACCTGCGCTGCTGCACGGCGTACCGCTGGTTTCTCGACCGTGTCGACGGAGCGGAACTCGCGCCACTGCAGAAACGGCTCGACGTGCCCGTACTCGATGTGGCGAAGCCGGTGGGAAGCCGCCTCGGCCGACTACGGCGCGACGCGCTGCCCGTACCACTGCATCTGGGACGCAGCCTCGCCACGTACTCGCATCTCTCGCTCGCCGAGCGCGCCAAGGTCGGACGTGCCGCGCTCGCGCTCAAGGCACTCGACCTCGCCGACCCGGCCCTCGACACCGAGGACTTCGGCAGCTGGCTGACCCGGCACGGTCAGTCGGCGCGTGCCGTCGAAGCACTGTGGGACCTCGTCGGGGTCGCCACCCTCAACGCGGTGGCCGGCGACGCCTCGCTCGGGCTCGCCGCGATGGTGTTCAAGACCGGTCTGCTGTCCGACCCGGGCGCGGCCGACATCGGCTGGGCGCGCGTCCCGCTGGGCGAACTGCATGACCTGAGGGCGCGCAAGGCGCTCGACTCCGCGGGCGTCCGTACCGAAGTGAGAACACGGGTCACCTCCATCTCCCACCACGAGAACGGGCGTTGGAGGGTTCAGGTTCCCGGCGAGACGCTCCACGCCGACGCGGTCGTGCTCGCCGTACCCCAGCGCGAAGCCCACGATCTGCTGCCCGAGGGCGCGCTCGACGAACCCGAGCGGCTGCTCGAGATCGGCACCGCGCCCATCCTCAACATCCATGTCGTGTACGACCGCAAGGTGCTCGCCAAGCCCTTCTTCGCCGCGCTCGGCAGCCCCGTGCAGTGGGTCTTCGACCGGACCGAGGCATCCGGCCTCCGCGAGGGCCAGTACCTCGCGCTGTCGCAGTCGGCCGCACACGACGAGATCGACGCCCCCGTATCCGAGCTGCGCGAGCGCTATCTGCCGGAGCTGGAGCGGCTGCTGCCCGGCACGCGCGGCGCCGAAGTACGGGACTTCTTCGTGACCAGGGAGCGGACCGCGACGTTCGCTCCCACCCCAGGCGTCGGGCGGCTGCGGCCCGGCGCCCGCACCAAGGCACCCGGCCTCTGCCTGGCCGGAGCGTGGACCGCCACAGGGTGGCCCGCGACCATGGAGAGTGCGGTCCGCAGTGGTGTGAGCGCGGCCGGTGCCGCGCTCAGCGCCCTGGGCCGGCCTCGCGATCATCTCTTCGAGCTCTTCGAGGAGGCGGCGTGA
- a CDS encoding DUF6380 family protein, with product MDTLGQGDTTPGKRCATLRSSTASLTSTASRAPLHRHGTAAGEGAR from the coding sequence ATGGACACTCTGGGCCAAGGTGACACAACTCCTGGGAAACGGTGCGCAACCCTCCGGTCGTCGACGGCGTCCCTGACTTCAACGGCCAGCCGTGCACCGCTCCACCGCCACGGCACGGCCGCGGGGGAGGGCGCACGATGA
- the hpnD gene encoding presqualene diphosphate synthase HpnD produces the protein MIQAVESPTHVSAPVLAAYSYCEAVTGQQARNFAYGIRLLPTHKRRAMSALYAFSRRVDDIGDGALAPEVKAARLEDTRALLARVRDRSVDEDDTDPVAVALSHTAVHFPIPLGGLDELIDGVLMDVRGETYETWDDLKVYCRCVAGAIGRLSLGVFGTEPGARGVERAPEYADTLGLALQLTNILRDVREDAEDGRTYLPADDLAKFGCSAGFKGSQPPDGSDFAGLVHFEVRRARALFAEGYRLLPMLDRRSGACVAAMAGIYRRLLERIEREPEAVLRGRVSLPGREKAYVAVRGLSGLDARHVSRGTVRRRA, from the coding sequence GTGATCCAGGCCGTGGAGTCTCCCACGCACGTGTCCGCACCGGTACTCGCCGCATACAGCTACTGCGAGGCAGTGACCGGACAGCAGGCCCGTAACTTCGCGTACGGCATCAGACTCCTGCCGACGCACAAGCGCCGGGCCATGTCGGCGCTCTACGCGTTCTCGCGGCGGGTCGACGACATCGGCGACGGCGCGCTCGCACCCGAGGTCAAGGCGGCCCGCCTGGAGGACACCCGGGCACTGCTCGCCCGGGTCCGGGACCGCTCAGTGGACGAGGACGACACCGACCCGGTGGCCGTCGCCCTCAGCCACACCGCGGTCCACTTCCCCATTCCGCTCGGCGGCCTCGACGAACTCATCGACGGCGTCCTGATGGACGTACGCGGCGAGACCTACGAGACCTGGGACGACCTGAAGGTCTACTGCCGCTGTGTGGCCGGGGCGATCGGGCGGCTCTCGCTCGGCGTGTTCGGCACCGAACCTGGGGCGCGCGGAGTCGAGCGCGCGCCCGAGTACGCCGACACACTCGGCCTCGCACTCCAACTCACCAATATTCTCAGGGACGTTCGCGAGGACGCCGAAGACGGGCGGACCTATCTGCCCGCGGACGATCTCGCGAAGTTCGGCTGCTCGGCCGGGTTCAAGGGCTCCCAGCCGCCGGACGGTTCCGACTTCGCGGGCCTGGTGCACTTCGAGGTGCGCAGGGCCCGCGCTCTGTTCGCGGAGGGCTACCGGCTGCTGCCCATGCTGGACCGACGCAGCGGCGCCTGCGTCGCCGCGATGGCCGGCATCTACCGCCGCCTGCTCGAACGCATCGAGCGCGAGCCGGAGGCAGTGCTGCGCGGCCGAGTCTCACTGCCCGGACGCGAGAAGGCGTACGTCGCCGTACGCGGCCTCTCCGGTCTCGACGCCCGGCATGTCTCCCGCGGAACCGTCAGGAGGCGCGCCTGA
- the hpnC gene encoding squalene synthase HpnC: MTAAGTARAPGPERTTLDKAAYENFPVAPFFLPRAWRTDLMAVYGFARLVDDIGDGDLAPGGADARLLGVSPEQAEDRLVLLDAFEADLRRVFDATPRHPLLRRLQPTVRRAGLSPEPFLGLIAANRQDQLVKRYETYDDLLAYCELSANPVGRLVLAVTGTSTPERVRLSDAVCTALQIVEHLQDVSEDLGRDRVYLPAEDMKRFHVQEADLALPTAGASVRALVAFETERARNLLNEGTPLVGSVHGRLRLLLAGFVAGGKAAIHAMRTAEYDVLSGPPKPARLRLLREAGMTLRGEG, translated from the coding sequence GTGACGGCCGCCGGGACCGCACGCGCCCCCGGCCCGGAGCGCACCACCCTCGACAAGGCCGCGTACGAGAACTTCCCCGTGGCTCCGTTCTTCCTGCCCAGGGCCTGGCGCACCGACCTCATGGCGGTGTACGGCTTCGCCCGTCTCGTCGACGACATCGGTGACGGCGACCTGGCCCCCGGCGGCGCCGACGCCCGCCTCCTCGGTGTGTCCCCCGAACAGGCCGAGGACCGCCTCGTCCTCCTCGACGCCTTCGAGGCCGACCTCCGCAGGGTCTTCGACGCGACCCCGCGCCACCCGCTCCTGCGCCGCCTCCAGCCGACGGTCCGCCGCGCCGGCCTCAGCCCCGAGCCGTTCCTCGGGCTGATCGCGGCCAACCGCCAGGACCAACTCGTCAAGCGATACGAGACGTACGACGACCTCCTCGCCTACTGCGAGCTGTCCGCCAACCCGGTCGGCCGCCTCGTCCTCGCCGTCACCGGCACCTCGACACCGGAGCGGGTGCGGCTCTCCGACGCCGTCTGCACGGCACTCCAGATCGTCGAGCACCTCCAGGACGTCAGTGAGGACCTCGGCCGCGACCGCGTCTATCTCCCGGCCGAGGACATGAAACGGTTCCATGTCCAAGAGGCGGATCTCGCCCTGCCTACAGCGGGCGCATCGGTGCGCGCACTGGTCGCATTCGAAACCGAACGCGCACGGAACCTCTTGAATGAAGGCACCCCCCTCGTGGGTAGCGTCCACGGCAGGCTGAGGCTACTGCTCGCCGGATTCGTGGCAGGGGGGAAGGCGGCAATCCACGCGATGCGCACCGCCGAATACGACGTACTTTCCGGCCCGCCCAAACCGGCCAGGCTCCGGCTGCTCCGCGAGGCGGGCATGACTCTGCGAGGAGAGGGGTGA
- a CDS encoding ABC transporter ATP-binding protein encodes MAEQITDTRIPTVIADELHIVYRVNGAKTGKGSATAALSRILKRGGGEERGVRKVHAVRGVSFIAYRGEAIGLIGSNGSGKSTLLRAIAGLLPAEEGKVYTDGQPSLLGVNAALMNDLTGERNVILGGLAMGMTREQIRERYQEIVDFSGINEKGDFITLPMRTYSSGMAARLRFSIAAAKDHDVLMIDEALATGDRSFQKRSEARIRELRKSAGTVFLVSHNNKSIRDTCDRVLWLERGELRMDGPTDEVLKEYEKFTGR; translated from the coding sequence GTGGCTGAGCAGATCACCGACACACGGATCCCCACCGTCATCGCGGACGAGCTGCACATCGTCTACCGCGTCAACGGCGCCAAGACCGGCAAGGGCAGCGCCACCGCCGCCCTCAGCCGCATACTCAAGCGAGGCGGCGGCGAGGAGCGCGGCGTCCGCAAGGTGCACGCCGTGCGCGGCGTCTCCTTCATCGCCTACCGCGGCGAGGCCATCGGCCTGATCGGCTCCAACGGCTCCGGCAAGTCCACGCTGCTGCGTGCCATCGCCGGGCTGCTGCCCGCCGAGGAGGGCAAGGTCTACACCGACGGCCAGCCCTCGCTCCTCGGCGTGAACGCGGCCCTGATGAACGACCTGACCGGCGAGCGGAACGTCATCCTCGGCGGCCTCGCGATGGGCATGACCCGCGAGCAGATCCGCGAGCGTTACCAGGAGATCGTCGACTTCTCCGGCATCAACGAGAAGGGCGACTTCATCACGCTGCCCATGCGGACGTACTCCTCCGGAATGGCCGCCCGCCTGCGCTTTTCCATCGCCGCCGCCAAGGACCACGACGTCCTGATGATCGACGAGGCCCTCGCGACCGGCGACCGCTCCTTCCAGAAGCGCTCCGAGGCCCGCATCCGCGAGCTGCGCAAGAGCGCGGGCACGGTCTTCCTCGTCAGTCACAACAACAAGTCGATCCGTGACACCTGCGACCGCGTCCTGTGGCTGGAGCGCGGCGAGCTGCGCATGGACGGCCCGACCGACGAGGTCCTCAAGGAGTACGAGAAGTTCACCGGCAGGTAG
- a CDS encoding ABC transporter permease, protein MSETTHDGSVAVSAAPSPDDGLSAADLAAKYGLAVSGARPGLVEYVRQLWGRRHFILAFSQAKLTAQYSQAKLGQLWQVATPLLNALVYFLVFGLILGANRGMDREVYIPFLVTGVFVFTFTQSSVMAGVRAIAGNLGLVRALHFPRAALPISFSLQQLQQLLFSMIVLFAVAVGFGSYPRLSWLLIIPVLVLQFLFNTGLAMIMARAGAKTPDLAQLMPFVMRTWMYASGVMFSIPIMLKDKPAWIADILQWNPAAIYMDLMRFALIDGYGSENLPPHVWAVAVGWSLLVAVGGFVYFWKAEERYGRG, encoded by the coding sequence GTGAGTGAGACAACGCATGACGGGTCAGTCGCGGTGAGCGCCGCCCCGTCGCCCGATGACGGGCTTTCCGCGGCGGACCTCGCCGCCAAGTACGGGCTCGCCGTGAGCGGAGCCCGGCCCGGACTCGTCGAGTACGTCCGCCAGCTCTGGGGACGGCGTCACTTCATCCTCGCCTTCTCCCAGGCGAAGCTCACCGCCCAGTACAGCCAGGCGAAGCTCGGGCAACTGTGGCAGGTGGCCACACCCCTGCTGAACGCGCTGGTGTACTTCCTGGTCTTCGGGCTGATCCTGGGGGCCAACCGTGGCATGGACCGTGAGGTCTACATCCCGTTCCTGGTGACCGGTGTGTTCGTCTTCACCTTCACCCAGAGCTCGGTGATGGCCGGAGTCCGGGCGATCGCCGGAAACCTCGGCCTGGTGCGGGCGCTGCACTTCCCGCGCGCCGCGCTGCCCATCTCCTTCTCGCTCCAGCAGCTCCAGCAACTGCTCTTCTCGATGATCGTGCTGTTCGCGGTGGCGGTCGGATTCGGCAGTTACCCGCGCCTGTCCTGGCTGCTGATCATCCCGGTCCTTGTCCTGCAGTTCCTTTTCAACACGGGCCTCGCGATGATCATGGCCCGGGCGGGCGCCAAGACCCCGGACCTCGCGCAGCTCATGCCGTTCGTGATGCGTACGTGGATGTACGCGTCCGGCGTCATGTTCTCCATCCCGATCATGCTGAAGGACAAGCCCGCCTGGATCGCCGACATCCTCCAGTGGAATCCGGCCGCCATCTACATGGACCTGATGCGCTTCGCGCTGATCGACGGTTACGGCTCCGAGAATCTGCCCCCACATGTCTGGGCGGTCGCTGTCGGCTGGTCCCTCCTCGTCGCCGTCGGCGGGTTCGTGTACTTCTGGAAGGCTGAGGAGCGGTACGGCCGTGGCTGA
- a CDS encoding glycosyltransferase family 2 protein translates to MTSALKVGAVIITMGNRPDELRALLDSVAKQDGDPVEAVVVGNGSPVPDVPEGVRTIELPENLGIPGGRNVGIEAFGPGGTDVDVLLFLDDDGLLARNDTAELCREAFEADPKLGIISFRIADPDTGDTARRHVPRLRAADPMRNSRVTTFLGGANAVRTKVFAEVGGLPEEFFYAHEETDLAWRALDAGWMIDYRADMVLHHPTTAPSRHAVYHRMVARNRVWLARRNLPAPLVPVYLGVWMLLTLARRPSRPALKAWFGGFIEGWTTSCGPRRPMKWRTVWRLTRLGRPPVI, encoded by the coding sequence GTGACGTCCGCCCTGAAGGTCGGCGCGGTGATCATCACCATGGGCAACCGCCCCGACGAACTCCGCGCCCTCCTCGACTCGGTCGCCAAGCAGGACGGCGACCCGGTCGAGGCGGTCGTGGTGGGCAACGGCTCCCCGGTGCCGGATGTCCCCGAAGGCGTACGGACCATCGAGCTGCCGGAGAACCTCGGCATCCCGGGCGGCCGCAACGTCGGCATCGAGGCCTTCGGCCCCGGCGGCACCGACGTGGACGTCCTCCTCTTCCTGGACGACGACGGCCTGCTCGCCCGCAACGACACCGCCGAGCTGTGCCGCGAGGCCTTCGAGGCCGACCCGAAGCTCGGGATCATCAGCTTCCGCATCGCCGACCCCGACACCGGCGACACGGCGCGCCGCCACGTTCCGCGCCTGCGCGCCGCCGACCCGATGCGCAACTCCCGCGTCACCACCTTCCTCGGCGGCGCCAACGCGGTCCGTACGAAGGTCTTCGCCGAGGTGGGCGGACTGCCCGAGGAGTTCTTCTACGCCCATGAGGAGACCGACCTCGCCTGGCGCGCCCTCGACGCCGGCTGGATGATCGACTACCGCGCGGACATGGTGCTCCACCACCCCACGACCGCCCCCTCCCGGCACGCCGTCTACCACCGCATGGTGGCCCGCAACCGCGTCTGGCTCGCCCGCCGCAACCTGCCCGCCCCCCTGGTCCCCGTATACCTCGGCGTCTGGATGCTCCTCACCCTCGCCCGCCGCCCCTCGCGACCTGCGCTGAAGGCCTGGTTCGGCGGCTTCATCGAGGGCTGGACCACTTCGTGCGGCCCACGGCGCCCCATGAAGTGGCGTACGGTATGGCGCCTGACGCGACTGGGCCGCCCACCCGTCATCTGA
- a CDS encoding CDP-alcohol phosphatidyltransferase family protein: MQKPSVAELRPVVHPPGVKDRRSGEHWAGRLYMRELSLRIDRHLVNTKVTPNQLTYLMTVFGVLAAPALLVPGIPGAVLGVLMVQLYLLFDCVDGELARWRKQYSLAGVYVDRVGAYLCDAAVLVGFGLRAADLWGSGRIDWLWAFLGTLAALGAILIKAETDLVGVARHQTGKPPVQESASEPRSSGMALARKAAAALKFHRLVLGVEASLLILVLAVLDTVRDDLFFSRLGVAVLAGIALLQTLLHLVSILASSRLK, translated from the coding sequence ATGCAAAAGCCATCGGTAGCTGAGCTCCGCCCGGTCGTGCACCCCCCGGGTGTCAAGGACCGGCGGAGCGGCGAGCACTGGGCCGGCCGGCTGTACATGCGCGAGCTGTCGCTGCGTATCGACCGGCACCTGGTGAACACGAAGGTCACGCCCAACCAGCTGACCTACCTGATGACCGTCTTCGGCGTCCTCGCCGCCCCGGCCCTGCTGGTGCCGGGGATCCCGGGCGCCGTGCTCGGCGTGCTGATGGTCCAGCTCTACCTGCTGTTCGACTGCGTCGACGGCGAACTAGCCCGCTGGCGCAAGCAGTACTCGCTCGCCGGCGTCTACGTGGACCGGGTCGGCGCCTACCTGTGCGACGCCGCGGTCCTCGTCGGCTTCGGACTGCGCGCCGCCGACCTGTGGGGCTCCGGGCGGATCGACTGGCTGTGGGCCTTCCTCGGCACCCTCGCCGCTCTCGGCGCGATCCTGATCAAGGCCGAGACCGACCTCGTCGGCGTCGCCCGTCACCAGACCGGCAAGCCGCCGGTCCAGGAGTCGGCCTCCGAGCCGCGCTCCTCCGGGATGGCGCTGGCCCGCAAGGCCGCCGCCGCGCTGAAGTTCCACCGGCTCGTCCTCGGCGTCGAGGCGTCGCTGCTGATCCTGGTCCTGGCGGTGCTGGACACGGTCCGGGACGACCTGTTCTTCTCGCGGCTCGGCGTCGCCGTGCTGGCCGGCATCGCGCTTCTGCAGACCCTGCTGCACCTGGTGTCCATCCTTGCCTCCAGCAGGCTGAAGTGA
- a CDS encoding iron-containing alcohol dehydrogenase family protein produces the protein MPVLTRLIPSPVVVDIRPGALDDLAGVLADQRISHSGKLAVAISGGSGAKLRERLAPAMPGASWYEVGGGTIDDAIRLADEMKSGHYDAVVGLGGGKIIDCAKFAAARIGLPLVAVATNLSHDGLCSPVATLDNDAGRGSYGVPNPIAVVIDLDVIREAPVRFVRSGIGDALSNISAVADWELANREQGEAIDGLAAAMARQAGEAVLRHPGGVGDDGFLQVLAEGLVLTGISMSVAGDSRPASGACHEINHAFDLMHPKRAASHGEQCGLGAAFAMHLRGAHEESAYMAEVLHRHGLPVLPEHIGFTVDEFVEVVKFAPKTRPGRYTILEHLDLSTDQIRDAYADYAADYAKAIGS, from the coding sequence GTGCCAGTACTGACGAGGCTCATCCCCTCGCCGGTCGTCGTGGACATCCGTCCGGGCGCCCTGGACGACCTGGCCGGGGTTCTCGCCGACCAGCGGATCTCGCACTCCGGCAAGCTGGCCGTCGCGATCAGCGGCGGCTCCGGGGCCAAGCTGCGGGAGCGGCTGGCTCCGGCGATGCCGGGCGCGAGCTGGTACGAGGTCGGCGGCGGCACCATCGACGACGCGATCAGGCTCGCCGACGAGATGAAGTCGGGGCACTACGACGCTGTCGTGGGCCTCGGCGGCGGCAAGATCATCGACTGTGCGAAGTTCGCCGCGGCGCGGATCGGCCTCCCGCTGGTCGCCGTCGCCACGAACCTCTCGCACGACGGTCTGTGCTCGCCGGTCGCGACCCTCGACAACGACGCGGGACGCGGCTCCTACGGCGTACCGAACCCCATCGCGGTGGTCATCGACCTCGACGTGATCCGTGAGGCTCCGGTCCGTTTCGTACGGTCCGGGATCGGCGACGCCCTGTCCAACATCTCCGCGGTCGCGGACTGGGAGCTCGCCAACCGCGAGCAGGGCGAGGCGATCGACGGTCTGGCCGCCGCCATGGCGCGCCAGGCGGGCGAGGCCGTGCTGCGGCACCCCGGCGGCGTCGGTGACGACGGCTTCCTCCAGGTGCTCGCCGAGGGCCTGGTCCTCACCGGTATCTCCATGTCGGTCGCGGGCGACTCCCGCCCCGCCTCCGGTGCCTGCCACGAGATCAACCACGCCTTCGACCTCATGCACCCCAAGCGCGCGGCCAGCCACGGCGAGCAGTGTGGCCTGGGCGCGGCCTTCGCGATGCACCTGCGCGGGGCCCACGAGGAGTCGGCGTACATGGCCGAGGTGCTGCACCGCCACGGGCTGCCCGTCCTTCCGGAGCACATCGGGTTCACCGTGGACGAGTTCGTCGAGGTCGTGAAGTTCGCTCCGAAGACCCGGCCGGGCCGTTACACGATCCTCGAGCACCTCGACTTGTCCACCGACCAGATCAGGGACGCATACGCCGACTATGCAGCCGACTATGCAAAAGCCATCGGTAGCTGA
- a CDS encoding phosphocholine cytidylyltransferase family protein yields MIGLVLAAGAGRRLRPYTDTLPKALVPVGPEDTAGDEDSITVLDLTLGNFAEIGLTEVAIIVGYRKEAVYERREALEQKYGLKITLIDNDKAEEWNNAYSLWCGRDAIKHSVILANGDTVHPVSVEKTLLAARGDGKKIILALDTVKDLADEEMKVVVGPEGGMTKITKLMDPAEATGEYIGVTLIEGEAADELADALKTVFETDPQQFYEHGYQELVNRGFRIDVAPIGDVKWVEIDNHEDLAKGRVIACQY; encoded by the coding sequence ATGATCGGCCTCGTGCTGGCGGCCGGCGCCGGACGGCGTCTGCGCCCCTATACCGACACCCTGCCCAAGGCACTGGTGCCGGTAGGACCTGAGGACACTGCAGGTGACGAGGACAGCATCACCGTGCTCGACCTCACCCTCGGCAACTTCGCCGAGATCGGCCTGACCGAGGTCGCGATCATCGTCGGCTACCGCAAGGAGGCCGTCTACGAGCGCCGCGAGGCCCTCGAGCAGAAGTACGGCCTGAAGATCACCCTCATCGACAACGACAAGGCCGAGGAGTGGAACAACGCCTACTCCCTGTGGTGCGGGCGTGACGCCATCAAGCACTCGGTGATCCTCGCCAACGGCGACACCGTGCACCCGGTCTCCGTCGAGAAGACGCTGCTCGCCGCCCGCGGCGACGGCAAGAAGATCATCCTCGCCCTCGACACGGTGAAGGACCTCGCCGACGAGGAGATGAAGGTCGTCGTCGGCCCCGAGGGCGGCATGACGAAGATCACCAAGCTGATGGACCCGGCGGAGGCGACCGGTGAGTACATCGGCGTCACGCTCATCGAGGGCGAGGCCGCCGACGAGCTGGCCGACGCGCTGAAGACGGTCTTCGAGACCGACCCGCAGCAGTTCTACGAGCACGGCTACCAGGAGCTCGTGAACCGCGGCTTCCGTATCGACGTCGCGCCCATCGGCGACGTCAAGTGGGTCGAGATCGACAACCACGAGGACCTGGCCAAGGGGCGTGTGATCGCGTGCCAGTACTGA